The genome window AAACGTAGCGACCAAGAAACCATCACACAAAATGGATCGCTTCAATCTGCAATCAGCGCGGTCGAACGCGAGATGATCGTCAATACCTTGAAGGAGCATAAGGGCAACCTCGCACGTGCTGCGCGCCAACTCGACATCTCCGAACGCATCATAGGGCTGCGCGTGAAAAAATATCAGATCAATCCAGCACTCTTTAAATAATGAACATTCCAGACACCTTTTGGGCTGCCTTTGAACAACGCAAAGACCCTAGCATTCTTTGCACAGTCGATCGCGACGGCACTCCCAACTCAATTTATGTCGGCGTGATGCGTCGCGTCGATGAACACATCGAGATCGTCGATAGCGCATTTTCTAAAACAAGAGACAATCTGCTGCGTGGATCGAGCTGCTCCTTCCTATTCATCACGGAGGAGTTCGTAGCCTATCAACTCAAATGTCAGCCGATCTACACGGATACCGATGAAGCGCTTACTGCAGCCAAAGAATGGATGCCAACCACCTACACGCCCAAGGCAGTCTTAACACTACAGATCCAGTCCATCTACACGGGTGCCCAATGCATCTATCCCACTCACTAACAATCACTATATAAAACAATGAACTCAACAGCATCAGACATCCACGGACACAAAGTCATCGAAATGATGATTGCCTCAGGCGATCAGTATAGCACCGAGCGCCTACAAGCCGCGATCGACGAAACATTCGGCGCTGAGAGTAAATTCTGCACCTGCGAAGAAGATCATTTATCATCCAAAGAACTCATTGAGTTGCTATGGACAAAAGGGAAATTCATCGGAACGAAAGACGCCTTCACGTTTGATACGGAGCACAAATCCGACTGCCACGGCTGAGGGGCCGCAGTATAATTGGTAAAAAGCGTAGTCGAGCTCAGTTACGACTGATCCGTAATTTACACCATTGGAATTCACAATAATTGTGATGTTTGCTCAACCAATTCGGGAGGGACGAGCTCCGCCTCGTCCTGCGCTGTGTGGGTGCGGAGGTTCTGTGCTGAGGTTCGGCTGACGGCGCAGAGGCCGTCCCTCCCCAAGCAGCCCACGCATTCAACCTCACACCGCACCGACAACCGAATCAAATCGCCGTTTACAAAATCCTCACTCACATCAAATTACGGTTCACCCCACTCCTATGAACATAGAATCCATCCCACAAGCGGCTATTTTCAACCCACGCTGCAGCCACTCTCATAACCTGGAATACCAGGTCGCCCCAGGCACTACGGTAGCGGCTCTTAAAGGTGCACTCAAAGAAGTGCTCTCCAATAAGCCCAAGGAGGTTGAATTACTGATCGCCTTTGGCAAAGCGACATGGACACAGCTCCACCCCAATATCAGCCCCGCGGATTTGCAGGACTTTCAAACCCTTAGCGGAAAAAACAATCACAGTATTCCAAGCACTCAATGTGATCTATATTTGTGGATACAGGCGCACGACCTAACCGTGCTCGCGGAAGCGCTCACAGCCATTCAAGCAGCACTGGAACCGATTGCCACACTCAGCCTAGAAGTCGCAGGGTTCGTAAATGCCGAATGCAGAGATGTCACTGGATTTGTCGACGGCACTGGCAATCCCAAAGAAGACCAAAGAGCTGCAGCCGCCATTATTCCAAACGGCGAACCTGGCGCAGGCGGCTCCTATTTGCTGGCTCAAAAGTGGAACCATAAAATGAAGCGTTTCCATGGCCTCTCGACGCACGAACAAGAGCAAACGATTGGACGAACCAAAGCCACGGACATCGAACTCGAAGGCGAGCAGATGCCACCCAACTCACATGTCAGCCGAACCGACGTCAAAGTGGACGGCAAGGCGATGAAAATTTGGCGACGCAGTTCCCCCTTTGCATCCGCCAAGGAACAAGGGCTGTATTTCCTCGGATTCTCCTGTGAGATCGAGCGATTCGACATTCAGCTCAAACGCATGCTAGGCCTCTCCGAAGACAACATTTCAGATCGCCTCATCGAATTCTCCGTTGCCGTCTCAAGCTCCTATTTGTTTGCCCCATCCATCGGCGACCTCGCGACTGCAATCAGCTGATCAAGCAAAGTCCTAAAAAAACGCCGGCGAACTGAACCAAAAACACATCGAGCGCTTTTCGAGTGCATTCCGGCCCAAAAGCACCACATTGCTGATTTCCACCCATCAGCACTATGACCTCAGCAAGTAAAGACAGCTTAGACGAATTCTTAGAAATATTGCGCCATCTGGTGCGTGAGCCCTCAGTGGTCGGTTCGGAAGATTCCTTTTTTCGCGTATTGCGCCGTGAATTAGACGAAGTGGATGTCAAAATTGAATACCACCTCGGCTTGCTAGTCGCCAAAGGCAGTGCGCCCAACGATTTGATTATTTCAGCGCATGTCGATCGCAACGGCTTGATCTGCACGGGGCCGAACGAATTTCAATACGCCGCATTTATATCCGGCAATCGTGGCGAGCTGACCGGCGACTCGATCTCCGAGCAAATGATCGCCAACGTCGCTGACCGCTTCACCAGCCAACGCGTGCAAGCACACCTCCCGTATGTCGGCACTTACCTCGGACAAGGAACGATCTCCAACGGCTACCTCTGCCCGAAGCGAAAGAATCTGATCTTCGAATTAGATGGCCTCAATTTCCTACAGCCAGGCAGCTGTATTTCCTTCGTTGATCGGCTACAAGTGACCGACACGCACCTCTCTGCTCAGCTTGACAATGTCCTGAGCGTTGCACTCATCATTTATTTATTCCGTAAAGGATTCAAAGGCACCGCTCTGTTTACCGCTCAAGAAGAAGCAGGCCGCAGCTGGCGCTATGCGCTCGCTTGGTTTCAACGGAATAACATCAAAACAAATCGGCTGCTAGTGCTAGACACGAGCCCCTACCCGACTCCACAAGCCGCAGCCGAACAAGACGTCGTGCTACGCAATAAAGATGCCAGCGCAGCATTCGCCCCTTGCTTCACCGCTGAAGTTGCGGACCGCTGTCAGCAATTAGGCATTCGCACCAGCTACAAAGACGCATGGATCGAACAGCAAAACCTCGACAATAACCGCCCGGCCCCCATGTCTCTGGGCCGCACGGAACTAGGCCGTCTCATCGCAGCCACCGAAGGTAACATCAGCGGCACCACCCTACAAATTCCAACCACCGGCTATCACACAGCCAACGAAACTGCATCTCTAAATTCCGTCCGTGCCATCATACAACTTCTGAGCAGCTATATCCATTAGGCGACCGCGTAAACGAAAGCGACAGGAGTGTCGCTTCTACGCTGGAAAACTGTGGGCACTCCGTTACGCTGCAGGCATGAATTCAGAATCACTCGCAGTCATTGGCCTTGGCATCATCGGATCCATCTGGGCGGAACACTATAAAACGGACGGTTGCTTAGTCGCGTCGTGGAATCGCACGCCGAAGCCTGAGCTCGATCTGATGCAGGCAACGCTGGCGGAGTGCGCAGAACGCGCGACGCTGTTACAAATCTGCCTGTATGATGCGGCGTCGGTCGAGTCGGTGCTCGATCAACTGGAACCGTTCCTCACTGACACGCATTGCGTGATTCAGTCTTCGACCATCGACAGCGCGAGCGCGGAGCGCATTGCCGCACGTGTGCGCGCCACCGGTGCGAGCTATGTCGAATCCCCCTTCACAGGTAGCAAGCCAGCCGCCGAAGTGCGCAAGACGGTATTCTTTATGGGCGGCGAACCGGAGGATATCAAACGCGTGCAACCACCCCTGGCACAGATCTCCGCTCAACAATTCCATATCGGCTCGCCCGCTCAAGCGGCGACGATCAAGTTGGCGATGAATCTACAAATCGCAGTGATGACAGAAGCGCTCTGCGAGAGTATCACGATGAGTCGCGATGCAGGCATTGAGGACGACACATTCTTTGAGGTGATGAAGCAGAACGTCGCATGGTCAGGGCTTGCAGAACTCAAGGAGCCGAAACTACGCGACGCAGATTTCGCGCCTCAGTTTTCGGTCAAGAACATGCACAAGGATATGCGTCTGGCGCAGCAAAGTAGCAAGGGTGAGCTGCCGATCCTAAAGCAAGTTTGCGAGTGCCTGAATCAAACCGAAGCCGCCGGCCACGGTGATGACGACTTCATCTCGCTGATTAAAGTGTTGAAGAGCTAAGCAGCAAATAACACCTCTGCGTCATCGTTGGACGCATGCCGATCACGCCTCCTCGGAGGCAGGAACCGATGACGCATGCAGCTCTTCAGCGTGCGGATCTTCGTCGACCCAGCCCATGAAGACTTGATAGCCGACAGCCAATAACACTGCACCGATAAACAAACCGATAAAACCGGCAGTAATCATACCGCCCAAAGCACCAATCAAAATAACTGGCATCGGCGCATCGACACCGCGCCCGAGCAGCATCGGTTTGAGCACATTATCCGCGAGTGCTGCGACGATGAAGAAAATCGTGAAGACCACATTCATCACCGAAGAGGCATCACCGACCATCCACATGTAGGCAATAATTGGAACAGCCAACAGCAGCGCAGGGAGTTGTAAAATACCAAAGATCAGCACGATCAATGTCAGCACACCCGCTGCTGGAATGTCCGCAAAGATAAAGCCCACACCAAAGAGCAGCGACTGAATCACTGCCACACCCAGCACGCCAACTGCAACTGATCGCACCGTCGCGGTGCACAACTTACGCATACTCTCGCCCTTCTCAGGTCCGCAAGCACGACGATAAATCTTTTTCAGTCCCGCGATACCGGAGTCACCAAAGGCCATCATCACTGAGGCCACGACGAAGGCGGCAAAAAGTTTAAGCATCGAACTGGCACCACTCACTGCAAAACCAAGCCCATCCTTACTGTATTTGACCAGTAAGTCGTGGTTACTCTTAATTAACTCAGGTAAATTGGTCGCTGCGGCATCCCATGCTTGATACACACGCTCGCCCACAACTGGCCATTCTGCCACCGATTCCTTGGGAGGATCGATCTCATAGGTCTGAGTGACCAAGGCATTGTGCGCATGCTGCGCACGTGCCAGAACTGCATTGGCAACGAAAAACATCGGCACACCAAAGCCCACCATCAATAGGATCACCATGATTGTCGAAGCTCTGCCTTGCTTGCACTTAAAGGTCTTCACAAACTTCTGGTGCACTGGGTAGAGCGCAACTGCCATAATCAAGGCCCACAACATAATGCCAGTAAACGGTGCAAACACTCTGGCGCACAGCACCACAATAAAGGCAATTAGGCTAAAACGTATCAAGACCTCCATAAAGGTCTTCGCATTGATCATTCGGGTCGATTCGGCAGTATCGCTCATAGTTGTATATGTAAGGGTAGTATTAAGTCAGATGACACATACTAAGCGCACATAACGCAGTAAGTCTAGGGCACAGAGTGGATTTCTTCGACTATGACTTTCACAGCCGTCTGATGCGGAGAATTCCCAAAGTGATAAAGGCGCTACTGAGTTTTAGAGCGCAACGATGATGTAGCGGTGCCTGTGGCAGCTGAAAAACAGACAAGAATGTCTGTATCACTTATCACTCTCTCACTACCACTCTCACTATTCGGCGTAGCCGAATTAGCGCCCGCGACGGATCTCGGAGCCCTTGAACTGCACGCGCACGCGGCAAACACGTTTGATGCGGTTCTTGATCTTAAAGGTCTTCGGATCGATCGACTCAGGCACTTCCTCGCGACGGACGTCTACAATCGCATGGTAACCACGCTCAGAGAAAATATCGATCAACATGGCAAGCGCCACTGTATCATCAAATAACCGATCCTCGGTATTCACCACAGCCATGCCTGAAATCGCATGACGTTGAACGATCGGCATAAAGTCGCGGTTAATCGTATCCACAACATGCGAGAAGAGATCATTCTGGCGCTGCTCATAGGAGTCGAGACGATCAACGAGATCCTGACGTGCATGCTTCGAGAGCGTGCTGGCGATCGGAATCGATGAGAGACGGTCGTAAGTGGCTTCGTCGAGTTCGAGTGAGCCCTGATAGCGCAGCTCCTTATCGATACGTCCACGGACTTCTTCGATCGTGCCATGCGCATTGATAAAGTGGTAGAAGAAGATCTCACGTAGATCCTTGAGTGCGCCGTAAGTCTTTTCCTTAAAAGTGCGGTAGCGATTGAGCGCTGCTTCTGGGTCGAGGTCGGTCGCACGGAGTTCCATCAACTCGCCATCACCGGACTCCTTGACCTTTTCATTATGAATACGAGCCTGCTCTCCACGATAAATTTGACGGCGCACGCTCTCTTTCTCGTCTACGAATAGCACGACGATATGGAAGTGTGGCTTTTTGAAATACTCGGAATAGAGGGTCGCGGCATACTTATTACGCAACGCTACAAGCTTGGTGAACAGTAACTTCACGCACTCCACCTGCACCTTTGTGCGTGGAAAGCCATCGACCACCGCCCCGGATTTATACACCGGCTCCAGCAACTTACGTAGGATAATTTCGATCACCTCGCGGTCACCCACCAACATCCCCGCATCAATCTTCTTACGCGCTTCAGGGCTTTCCAGCAGCGAACTGACGACCACCGGCGGCGCAGTCAAATCGCGGAAGTTCATAATGAAATTGGTATTCGTGCCCTTACCTGCGCCAGGCGCACCATTCAGCCAGAAAATTTCCTTCGGAAAACGTAAGTTCTCTTCGCCGATCTCATCAACGAGCATCGTCCAAACGGATTGGAAGATAATCTGCGCGTCTTTGACCTCGAGGTCTTGTATATCCTTGGATGCGATTTCCGGAGCTGCGCCGGCGGGTGAAGAAGCCATGGTGGTAGTAGGTAATGTTAGTCTAAAAGGAAGCTATTGAGCAGTGGCGAAGAGATGGCTCGGACTCAAGCATCTTCCATGCCTCGACAACACTTAATTAATCGTATTCAACGGCGGACGTGTCATTTGCTCTGGGGTATTGCGCGGCAAGCAAATACGGGCAGCCGCTCCCTCGAAGTCCTCTTCCCCTGATAGAATGTCGATTTCGAGGCGAAGAAAATAGATCGGAATGGTCGGTTTGATGTCCTCAAATAGGCGCACGGCGTCTTTCTCCGTGGTCACAATCATATCGAGTTTCGCCTCGGCTGCCTGATCATAGACATGCTGAATCTCGGCACGCGAAAAACGGTGATGGTCAAGAAAGCGGTGGTTCTCGCGAATCTCCGCT of Lentimonas sp. CC4 contains these proteins:
- a CDS encoding pyridoxamine 5'-phosphate oxidase family protein translates to MNIPDTFWAAFEQRKDPSILCTVDRDGTPNSIYVGVMRRVDEHIEIVDSAFSKTRDNLLRGSSCSFLFITEEFVAYQLKCQPIYTDTDEALTAAKEWMPTTYTPKAVLTLQIQSIYTGAQCIYPTH
- a CDS encoding AI-2E family transporter, which codes for MSDTAESTRMINAKTFMEVLIRFSLIAFIVVLCARVFAPFTGIMLWALIMAVALYPVHQKFVKTFKCKQGRASTIMVILLMVGFGVPMFFVANAVLARAQHAHNALVTQTYEIDPPKESVAEWPVVGERVYQAWDAAATNLPELIKSNHDLLVKYSKDGLGFAVSGASSMLKLFAAFVVASVMMAFGDSGIAGLKKIYRRACGPEKGESMRKLCTATVRSVAVGVLGVAVIQSLLFGVGFIFADIPAAGVLTLIVLIFGILQLPALLLAVPIIAYMWMVGDASSVMNVVFTIFFIVAALADNVLKPMLLGRGVDAPMPVILIGALGGMITAGFIGLFIGAVLLAVGYQVFMGWVDEDPHAEELHASSVPASEEA
- a CDS encoding Dyp-type peroxidase, translated to MNIESIPQAAIFNPRCSHSHNLEYQVAPGTTVAALKGALKEVLSNKPKEVELLIAFGKATWTQLHPNISPADLQDFQTLSGKNNHSIPSTQCDLYLWIQAHDLTVLAEALTAIQAALEPIATLSLEVAGFVNAECRDVTGFVDGTGNPKEDQRAAAAIIPNGEPGAGGSYLLAQKWNHKMKRFHGLSTHEQEQTIGRTKATDIELEGEQMPPNSHVSRTDVKVDGKAMKIWRRSSPFASAKEQGLYFLGFSCEIERFDIQLKRMLGLSEDNISDRLIEFSVAVSSSYLFAPSIGDLATAIS
- a CDS encoding NAD(P)-dependent oxidoreductase; the protein is MNSESLAVIGLGIIGSIWAEHYKTDGCLVASWNRTPKPELDLMQATLAECAERATLLQICLYDAASVESVLDQLEPFLTDTHCVIQSSTIDSASAERIAARVRATGASYVESPFTGSKPAAEVRKTVFFMGGEPEDIKRVQPPLAQISAQQFHIGSPAQAATIKLAMNLQIAVMTEALCESITMSRDAGIEDDTFFEVMKQNVAWSGLAELKEPKLRDADFAPQFSVKNMHKDMRLAQQSSKGELPILKQVCECLNQTEAAGHGDDDFISLIKVLKS
- a CDS encoding nucleoside monophosphate kinase, whose product is MASSPAGAAPEIASKDIQDLEVKDAQIIFQSVWTMLVDEIGEENLRFPKEIFWLNGAPGAGKGTNTNFIMNFRDLTAPPVVVSSLLESPEARKKIDAGMLVGDREVIEIILRKLLEPVYKSGAVVDGFPRTKVQVECVKLLFTKLVALRNKYAATLYSEYFKKPHFHIVVLFVDEKESVRRQIYRGEQARIHNEKVKESGDGELMELRATDLDPEAALNRYRTFKEKTYGALKDLREIFFYHFINAHGTIEEVRGRIDKELRYQGSLELDEATYDRLSSIPIASTLSKHARQDLVDRLDSYEQRQNDLFSHVVDTINRDFMPIVQRHAISGMAVVNTEDRLFDDTVALAMLIDIFSERGYHAIVDVRREEVPESIDPKTFKIKNRIKRVCRVRVQFKGSEIRRGR
- a CDS encoding peptidase M42, translated to MTSASKDSLDEFLEILRHLVREPSVVGSEDSFFRVLRRELDEVDVKIEYHLGLLVAKGSAPNDLIISAHVDRNGLICTGPNEFQYAAFISGNRGELTGDSISEQMIANVADRFTSQRVQAHLPYVGTYLGQGTISNGYLCPKRKNLIFELDGLNFLQPGSCISFVDRLQVTDTHLSAQLDNVLSVALIIYLFRKGFKGTALFTAQEEAGRSWRYALAWFQRNNIKTNRLLVLDTSPYPTPQAAAEQDVVLRNKDASAAFAPCFTAEVADRCQQLGIRTSYKDAWIEQQNLDNNRPAPMSLGRTELGRLIAATEGNISGTTLQIPTTGYHTANETASLNSVRAIIQLLSSYIH
- a CDS encoding YecH family metal-binding protein, producing MNSTASDIHGHKVIEMMIASGDQYSTERLQAAIDETFGAESKFCTCEEDHLSSKELIELLWTKGKFIGTKDAFTFDTEHKSDCHG